tatgattaatatttaaaATCCATTATTAGGTTTTATAATCTCCTAAACTTTGGGTTTTGgtatttattcattttttttcaatatattGGTTCATCATATTTATTTGGCACAATGCATTACCAACAAAGAGACGAATAACattggcatgatgcaatttattcaaaagtttttaaaagtaCACAATTTTGagttttgttttatttatttatcaaaattttagagTGTTACACCTGGTCTGCAATGCTAAATCCAGCCTTGAGCTCTTTTATGTGCCCAAACGTGGGAGGATACAAAGGACAGATAAAACTGTCATCACGTGCTGTCTACATCACTTTCCGCGGAGCACACAACATACAAAGATAATATCTAGCCTAGACACCACACCTAGGTTATTAATTATTACCTTAGTCTTGCGCAGAAACTTCCTATTTTATCTAGAGTCCTAGTGCTAAAACACTTAGTTGCACACTAAGCGATGAGCCTGCACTAATGAGAATATATCTCACTTAAACAAACTAATCAAATAACATAAAGAAACTCGAATAAATACTTTATAAAAGAAGCATCCGCCGAGGTACAAGCGAGAGAAGAAGGCCGACAATCTCGAAATTCTTCGAAACTCTGTTGGAAGAATGCTGACAGTTCGGCACTCCTCCATAAAATTCTTTGAGGAACTCCGATATTTCTGGGCACTCCTTCCGGAGTTTACCCTCAATCTTTATTAAGCCAACATACAAAATATGAAACTACAAGTTAGTTGTACTCTACTTGAGCTCAAGTTGTGTGTGTTGAAGTGGGTATGAAGACCTCCTTTTTTAGCTTCCATATGGCGGTTGTGACAATTATCCAGGCCGAGAACTAGGCAAAACCGCTATTGGGAAACCATCTAGAACCTACATGTGGAAAGGTTTGGATCAAGGGCGCCAGACGCAGTTCGGTCGAACCAGGGGTTCTGTCAATCCCTGGGCCCCAACTCCTAGCCTCTCCTTTTGCCAGGAGACTGTCTAGTAGGCCCTTATGACGGTTAGGATGGTTTGGCCCCATAGTTAGTCGGTTTCGACTGTCAGGTGGGCCCTCCAATCCTTGTACTCGCGCGTGATTGGTCAGAAGTTCGTTTTCGTTGCATGGCAGGTGTATTTTCTCCTTAAATgacatgcatacatatatttatcAAAATTAGTGGACATGAGTAGTAGTAAACTCCAACCACTAAGTTTTGACAATATAGTTGATATATTTGATATCTTTTATGCAGGTCAACAGGTCCCATGTCTCGACTGGTTGccactttttctttcttctgcgCTTCTTCTTTACCCAAATCGAAGCCGAGCATCATAGCGGATGACTCTGGGTCCCACTCATGGTACCACGCTAGGGTTAGCCCACAGTCATCATCGAGTCCTACCATCGTCCTCCACTGGCTCAATGTTGGCCATGAACTCCCTCCACTTGGCATCTATTGGGCCAAAGCTAGCGTCGTTGTCGAGGAAGAACTAAAGTGgaggtggagatggagatggtggCATCTTCATCGTGGTCACAACCGGCTTTATCGGGTTATCAACCGCACCGTACTCATTCTCATTGCAGTAGGATTCGACGATCGCTGCATCCTTCAAGGGCAGCTACGAGCAGAATTTCGCAAGGGCGGTAAGGCAAGGGCTCGTCTACAATTCCCCctgggaaatttaactatttgccactcttatgaAACGTTACTCTTCAAATGCCACTTTTACGTTTGGTCTTACAGTTTTGCCATTGGAGAGAGAAGGTTTCTTAATAGATTGTCACTTTTACCTGTGTGGCATGACACATAAGCATGCCAGCGTGACGCCCCTGTGGAGCCCTCTTGTCagactcttcttcctcctccggctgAGCTCGAGCTGCACCACGgacccgcggcggcgacgggcttCTGGTATTCCAACTCCGGTGCCGACCGCGCGCTCTACGCCACCCCCATCACGCTCCTCGACGGCTTCTCCACCCAGTTCACCTTCACCGTTACCACGCTCAACACCGACTCCATCGGCGGGGGGCTCGCCTTCGTCCTTGCCTCCGTACATCGGGTCTCCGCCACCTCCGATGTCGCCGTCGAGTTTGACACCCTTATGGATGTGCAGTTCGGGAATGCCAATGGAAATCATGTGGGATTGGATCTTGGGAGCATGGTATCGTCGGCCGCGGCTGCATGGTAGCGGAGTCCGACCTCGGCCAGCTGACCTACCTCCGGTGCGTCGTCCGCGAGTCCTTCCGGATGCACCTGGCAAACCGCGCCGTCGCCAAGCCGCGCCTGCCGCCGGAGATGTACGCTCGCCATGGCAAGCAAGTTTGAGCTAGGTGTGGATAATAACGCAAAGGGAAGATGCTGATCGAGCTATGAAGCCTTCATGCACAgcatcatcatcttcctcctATCCCAATCCAATCTTCTTGGTGCCATGTATCGATCTGTTCCagttcggtttttttttttggcacatcAACACGCACACCCACCCAATCCAACTATGAGCTCATCAGCTCGCATCATCACTCACAAGATGCTGCAACGGCAATCCAACTGAATTTTATCCCCAACCAGGGCTATAAATTGATGCCATTCTCGCCATGGATGAGCACACAAGCGCATAACACGCacgagaagaaagaagagagaagaagacgacgacgaagatGGCTGTGGTGGCCATGGTCGTGGTGACCGGCTGCATGCTGGCGGCGGGGGTGGCCGTCGTCAACGGCACGGTGACGTGTGGCGACGTGGACGCGAGCCTGGTGCCGTGCATGGCCGTACCTGACCAGCAAGGAGGCGGCTGAGAAAGAAGACGCGTCTGACAAGAGGGCTCCACCAGAGGTGCCACGCTGGCATGCTTACGTGTCATGCCACATAGGCAAAAGTGGCAATCTATTCAGAAACTTTCTCTCTCTTATAGCAAAACTGTAAGACCAAACATAAAAATGGCATTTGAAGAGTGACGtttcgtaagagtggcaaatagttaaatttcccgcAGCTGGTGGCTATAGCGTGCGGTGGACGGCGACATATGTTGGTTGCGGTGGCGTGTGAAGACATGTGGCCATCCATGTGTGGGTGGCCTTCCGTCGTATCGTGGTTGCTTGACCATGCTTGTCAATCAGTTATACCTTACCATAAGTTAGTGTACATATGACGTATTTGAGAACGTAGGGATCGCCAGATATGAAGAAActgaatctaaaagcatagaacatgttgtcttagggcgataatccaattaacggccataggacttcctaagcatcttgccaaatgcttaggaagtatttcttcaagtatttcccattaatTGCTCTCTGAAAACGTTGTCCTTGAAGTGTCTCCATCTTCTTTCAAAACCTTTAAACGCTTACCGATCACGTCATCAATATCAAGGTATTGTAGTCTTCAACTGACAAGTCGTCTTGTTTGATATACCAaagagagccaagatttacctcaactggCAAAACGGCTTCTTAtccataaaccaactcaaaaggagtgactttggtagcaccatgtttagatattcTATGAGTCCATAACACTTTTgaaagcacctcatgccacctTTTTGAATGTTCGTCAATCTTCCTTTTGACCAATTTTAGtaatgttttattactcgactcgacTTGTCCATAGCCTaagcgtagtaaggagaagaaatcaacaacttaatatcataagattcggcaaaatTTTCACCTCCTTAGGCATAAAAGAAGCTCCTTGATCCGTAATCAAtatttgaggaataccaaatctatgaacaatatgattcaaaataaaatcaattacctccgtatgagtcatattcttgAGCGGCAtggcttcggcccacttggtgaagtaatacgttgcaactagcacgaaccgATGTCCTTTTAATAACAAAGGACAAATTCGGCCAATGAAATCCAAAACCCAacctcggaacggccatggtttgatgaTATGATTCAATATAAATGGCGGGcaccaattgaacattgccgaccCGTTGACAAGCTTCACTCCCTCTATAGCACttgaaacaatcatcaatcATTTTCAGCCAATGAAACCCCGCTCTGCTAAGCAACCAATTCGTCttatgggccgattgatgagttccacaaattcatTCATGTACTTTTCCCAAAGCAACCTTGGATTGATCATTCTTGATCTGTTGCTCTAATATATGTGtttaagtttcaaaaaaaaatgatcattCTCTAAGCACTTTAACAACACCCCATCTATATTTCGGTGATACAACTCCCATCAAGCAAAGTGTTTTTAACGCTCACCGGCGAACTTTCCGATCAACCCTAAGACTAGGATCTTTCAAAATTctatcaaaggaattctccagtCTTCTTCTGATTCCAGGGCACAAATGTTCGAATTTACAATTAATTCAGCCTGTGAATCAATTGTGATGTGCCCCCCAGCTTCCTATCcagaaccggtcagaccggccatgcaaTGTCGGTAAGGCCACCCTATCtacccggtcggaccggccatacaatgccagtcagaccgccggttACCACCAGTCAGACCGGTcgtgcaatgccggtcagaccacccctGGTCTGTGATTTTAGCAATTTCGTCCAaagatttaaaatcaagcatcggtttttctaatataaaaaatactccTTTCTAAAATTCCTTCTTTCTAGACATATGAAAAATCATAACATCCAACTAATatgtctagatgaatactaattcaAGTGGCTATTGAAACAATAATAATCAAGGCATAAAAACACTTAGCCACTTGAAGTATGATTAATAAGgaatcaccaaagtcatatATATGTCTCACACACATGAATTCCAATAAACTACAAATGTAAGTAGTCGGCTTAagcatgtatgcaaaatattaaaacaagGCCAATGTTTTAAAAGAATACAACTCTAGGTAATATTAGAATAACTCATCACATTGGCCATTgatataagccagattactaagAAGCAAAACTTTCATGGTGAAATAATTATGAAATCTATATTTTATATGGTGATCCATAGAAAAACGCATGATTTGGCTTTTAATAAATATCAAAGATCAACGAACCAAATCATgcttcaaataaattatatgccAACTTGCCAATTCCACCACTCAGAActggcatttgcaacatgtatgtgtaatatcaatttgataagcaaacacatgtgctagatagcaagcaatattctaacatggcataggcatataaTAGAATGATGAACACAACAAACCCATACCTTGCCTTAGCATCCAACAAACGGCAGCTCAAAGATGTGATGTCATATCCATCGCCATTCacctttcttgatttcttcataAGCGTATTAATGtcttgccccccaagtaaaatcgGCTTTCTTGATGGCATGATTTCAAAGGCAAAATAAACACCGTACTAACATCCATAGCATCATGTGGAGGAGAGTTTTGTCTAACAACCGATGATTCTTCTCTCATCAAATTGAATCCATCACTACTCCGGGAAATCATCGGTCTCTTAACTTTTGCCTCCTAAGGTCTCCACACTTGCTTACGTGTTGTTTGAGTCTAAATCATCATGTGATTTACTCTTCACATCTtcggcctccttttctttttgacctaTGGCTCGAAGACGTTGTAGCTTCCTCTGCTGAGAACGAGATAAGCCAGAAGGTATCCACTTCAGCTGTGGTTGTGTTTCAAGAGCTAAATGATGATTCTCGATATTTTCAGTTGAACTGGAAGCTCATGAAATATTCTCAGATCACCTACTCGTCTCTAATGCCCTCGGTCAGATCGGCCTCTgggcccggtcagaccagctACAAGCCATCGGTCAAACCGGTCTGATGGctcagtcagaccggccgtaggctggcggttagaccggccagaTGCCTTGGTAAGACCGCCGATGTTGACAGTAACGACATCGGCTTTAGTCTTGTCCACATGTATAATTTTCGTCGCATCTCCAAGAGGTACTTGAACATCTTGAAACTCTTCCTTGATAGTAATGACCTCCAGAGTTTTGGCTTCCTTTCTCACCCACACCTTTTTCACATTTTTCACTTTTGATCCACCGGACCGATTCTTTTGTAGAAAACGGTCTTGACTAGAGTTAGATAAATGACTTGGTACTGACCTAGGTGATTCCTTCCATCATTGATGAACTGACATAGGTAATTGAGGCATCCCTggcatgtaatacataaaaggataaccaAACGATGGTATTGGATATGGATACCATGGTGTCACAACTGGAGGTCTGTATGGAGTTGATATTGTTGATGGCTCCGATTGTTTTGGcgtttgaccaaatctcttccAAAGAAACGATCTTGGTTTCGAATCACTAAGCCAGTTATCAAATCGTTGACCGGCCAATCCTTTTTTTATTTAGCCATAAGCATTTCAAAAGTGAGCTTCTTCTTTTTAGTCTTTATAGAACTAGATGACTCATCTTTTGTAACCTTATAATCCTCGGCCTTAGTATTATTGATCCTAATTGTCTGGATCCCTAATAATAACATTTTTCCCTTTCATGGATTTGGCTTGACTAAGCCGAATCAACACTTTCTTGTTG
The Oryza sativa Japonica Group chromosome 6, ASM3414082v1 DNA segment above includes these coding regions:
- the LOC136351240 gene encoding uncharacterized protein; this translates as METAMMLVHVAAWPGAASAARAPMLAWHGVWCGVRRETTGRAHRSRTLPVVRGTVAAQMCSTRPSARSTGPMSRLVATFSFFCASSLPKSKPSIIADDSGSHSWYHARVSPQSSSSPTIVLHWLNVGHELPPLGIYWAKASVVVEEELKWRWRWRWWHLHRGHNRLYRVINRTVLILIAVGFDDRCILQGQLRAEFRKGVLPLEREGFLIDCHFYLCGMTHKHASVTPLWSPLVRLFFLLRLSSSCTTDPRRRRASGIPTPVPTARSTPPPSRSSTASPPSSPSPLPRSTPTPSAGGSPSSLPPYIGSPPPPMSPSSLTPLWMCSSGMPMEIMWDWILGAWYRRPRLHGSGVRPRPADLPPVRRPRVLPDAPGKPRRRQAAPAAGDVRSPWQASLS